In one Zalophus californianus isolate mZalCal1 chromosome 10, mZalCal1.pri.v2, whole genome shotgun sequence genomic region, the following are encoded:
- the HAGHL gene encoding hydroxyacylglutathione hydrolase-like protein isoform X4 yields MGVHRVGAFCVPTVSGWALGWAGERTPCFGLEREAPALRKGFESLGASREDAGCPSSATMKVKVIPVLEDNYMYLVIEERTREAVAVDVAVPKRLLEIVGREGVSLTTVLTTHHHWDHARGNVELARLRPGLAVLGADERICALTRRLVHGEELRFGAIHVRCLLTPGHTSGHMSYFLWEEECPDPPAVFSGDALSVAGCGLRLESTAQQMYESLTETLGSLPPETKVFCGHEHTLGNLEFAQKVEPGNDHVRAKLSWAKKRDEDDMPTVPSTLSEELLYNPFLRVAEEPVRKFTGKAAPAEVLEALCKERASFQRAAEPVQPQARALLALQWGLLGTPRQK; encoded by the exons ATGGGGGTTCACAGAGTAGGCGCCTTCTGCGTGCCTACTGTTTCTGGTTGGGCGCTGGGATGGGCAGGTGAACGAACG CCCTGCTTTGGCCTGGAGAGGGAAGCCCCCGCCCTGAGGAAGGGGTTCGAAAGCCTGGGGGCCTCTCGAGAAGACGCGGGGTGCCCGAGCTCTGCGACCATGAAGGTCAAGGTCATCCCTGTGCTCGAGGATAACTACATGTACCTGGTCATCGAGGAGCGCACGCGGGAGGCTGTGGCCGTGGACGTGGCCGTGCCCAAGAGG CTGCTGGAGATCGTGGGCCGGGAGGGGGTATCACTGACAACCGTGCTGACCACCCACCACCACTG GGACCACGCGCGGGGCAACGTGGAGCTGGCGCGGCTGCGGCCGGGGCTGGCGGTGCTGGGCGCGGACGAGCGCATCTGCGCGCTGACCCGCAGGCTGGTGCACGGCGAGGAGCTGCGG TTTGGGGCCATCCACGTGCGCTGTCTCCTGACGCCGGGCCACACCTCCGGCCACATGAGCTACTTCCTGTGGGAAGAGGAGTGTCCGGATCCGCCCGCGGTGTTCTCGG GGGATGCGCTGTCGGTGGCTGGCTGTGGCTTGCGCCTGGAGAGCACAGCTCAGCAGATGTACGAGAGCCTGACAGAGACCTTGGGCAGCCTGCCTCCGGAGACG AAGGTGTTCTGTGGTCATGAGCACACGCTGGGCAACCTTGAGTTTGCACAGAAAGTGGAGCCCGGCAATGACCATGTGAGAGCCAAGCTGTCATGGGCTAAG AAGAGGGACGAGGACGACATGCCCACAGTACCATCCACCCTGAGTGAGGAGCTTCTCTACAACCCTTTCCTAAGGGTGGC AGAAGAGCCTGTGCGCAAGTTCACGGGGAAGGCAGCCCCAGCTGAGGTCCTGGAGGCACTTTGCAAGGAGCGGGCGAGCTTCCAGCGGGCGGCTGAGCCGGTGCAGCCGCAGGCTCGGGCTCTCCTGGCACTGCAGTGGGGGCTCCTGGGCACACCTCGACAGAAATGA
- the HAGHL gene encoding hydroxyacylglutathione hydrolase-like protein isoform X8, whose amino-acid sequence MGVHRVGAFCVPTVSGWALGWAGERTPCFGLEREAPALRKGFESLGASREDAGCPSSATMKVKVIPVLEDNYMYLVIEERTREAVAVDVAVPKRLLEIVGREGVSLTTVLTTHHHWDHARGNVELARLRPGLAVLGADERICALTRRLVHGEELRFGAIHVRCLLTPGHTSGHMSYFLWEEECPDPPAVFSGDALSVAGCGLRLESTAQQMYESLTETLGSLPPETKVFCGHEHTLGNLEFAQKVEPGNDHVRAKLSWAKEGVSRRSGAELPGAFKTRL is encoded by the exons ATGGGGGTTCACAGAGTAGGCGCCTTCTGCGTGCCTACTGTTTCTGGTTGGGCGCTGGGATGGGCAGGTGAACGAACG CCCTGCTTTGGCCTGGAGAGGGAAGCCCCCGCCCTGAGGAAGGGGTTCGAAAGCCTGGGGGCCTCTCGAGAAGACGCGGGGTGCCCGAGCTCTGCGACCATGAAGGTCAAGGTCATCCCTGTGCTCGAGGATAACTACATGTACCTGGTCATCGAGGAGCGCACGCGGGAGGCTGTGGCCGTGGACGTGGCCGTGCCCAAGAGG CTGCTGGAGATCGTGGGCCGGGAGGGGGTATCACTGACAACCGTGCTGACCACCCACCACCACTG GGACCACGCGCGGGGCAACGTGGAGCTGGCGCGGCTGCGGCCGGGGCTGGCGGTGCTGGGCGCGGACGAGCGCATCTGCGCGCTGACCCGCAGGCTGGTGCACGGCGAGGAGCTGCGG TTTGGGGCCATCCACGTGCGCTGTCTCCTGACGCCGGGCCACACCTCCGGCCACATGAGCTACTTCCTGTGGGAAGAGGAGTGTCCGGATCCGCCCGCGGTGTTCTCGG GGGATGCGCTGTCGGTGGCTGGCTGTGGCTTGCGCCTGGAGAGCACAGCTCAGCAGATGTACGAGAGCCTGACAGAGACCTTGGGCAGCCTGCCTCCGGAGACG AAGGTGTTCTGTGGTCATGAGCACACGCTGGGCAACCTTGAGTTTGCACAGAAAGTGGAGCCCGGCAATGACCATGTGAGAGCCAAGCTGTCATGGGCTAAG GAAGGGGTGAGTAGAAGGAGCGGAGCCGAGTTGCCTGGGGCTTTCAAGACAAGGCTGTGA
- the HAGHL gene encoding hydroxyacylglutathione hydrolase-like protein isoform X9 has protein sequence MGVHRVGAFCVPTVSGWALGWAGERTPCFGLEREAPALRKGFESLGASREDAGCPSSATMKVKVIPVLEDNYMYLVIEERTREAVAVDVAVPKRLLEIVGREGVSLTTVLTTHHHWDHARGNVELARLRPGLAVLGADERICALTRRLVHGEELRFGAIHVRCLLTPGHTSGHMSYFLWEEECPDPPAVFSGDALSVAGCGLRLESTAQQMYESLTETLGSLPPETVFCGHEHTLGNLEFAQKVEPGNDHVRAKLSWAKEGVSRRSGAELPGAFKTRL, from the exons ATGGGGGTTCACAGAGTAGGCGCCTTCTGCGTGCCTACTGTTTCTGGTTGGGCGCTGGGATGGGCAGGTGAACGAACG CCCTGCTTTGGCCTGGAGAGGGAAGCCCCCGCCCTGAGGAAGGGGTTCGAAAGCCTGGGGGCCTCTCGAGAAGACGCGGGGTGCCCGAGCTCTGCGACCATGAAGGTCAAGGTCATCCCTGTGCTCGAGGATAACTACATGTACCTGGTCATCGAGGAGCGCACGCGGGAGGCTGTGGCCGTGGACGTGGCCGTGCCCAAGAGG CTGCTGGAGATCGTGGGCCGGGAGGGGGTATCACTGACAACCGTGCTGACCACCCACCACCACTG GGACCACGCGCGGGGCAACGTGGAGCTGGCGCGGCTGCGGCCGGGGCTGGCGGTGCTGGGCGCGGACGAGCGCATCTGCGCGCTGACCCGCAGGCTGGTGCACGGCGAGGAGCTGCGG TTTGGGGCCATCCACGTGCGCTGTCTCCTGACGCCGGGCCACACCTCCGGCCACATGAGCTACTTCCTGTGGGAAGAGGAGTGTCCGGATCCGCCCGCGGTGTTCTCGG GGGATGCGCTGTCGGTGGCTGGCTGTGGCTTGCGCCTGGAGAGCACAGCTCAGCAGATGTACGAGAGCCTGACAGAGACCTTGGGCAGCCTGCCTCCGGAGACG GTGTTCTGTGGTCATGAGCACACGCTGGGCAACCTTGAGTTTGCACAGAAAGTGGAGCCCGGCAATGACCATGTGAGAGCCAAGCTGTCATGGGCTAAG GAAGGGGTGAGTAGAAGGAGCGGAGCCGAGTTGCCTGGGGCTTTCAAGACAAGGCTGTGA
- the HAGHL gene encoding hydroxyacylglutathione hydrolase-like protein isoform X5 translates to MGVHRVGAFCVPTVSGWALGWAGERTPCFGLEREAPALRKGFESLGASREDAGCPSSATMKVKVIPVLEDNYMYLVIEERTREAVAVDVAVPKRLLEIVGREGVSLTTVLTTHHHWDHARGNVELARLRPGLAVLGADERICALTRRLVHGEELRFGAIHVRCLLTPGHTSGHMSYFLWEEECPDPPAVFSGDALSVAGCGLRLESTAQQMYESLTETLGSLPPETVFCGHEHTLGNLEFAQKVEPGNDHVRAKLSWAKKRDEDDMPTVPSTLSEELLYNPFLRVAEEPVRKFTGKAAPAEVLEALCKERASFQRAAEPVQPQARALLALQWGLLGTPRQK, encoded by the exons ATGGGGGTTCACAGAGTAGGCGCCTTCTGCGTGCCTACTGTTTCTGGTTGGGCGCTGGGATGGGCAGGTGAACGAACG CCCTGCTTTGGCCTGGAGAGGGAAGCCCCCGCCCTGAGGAAGGGGTTCGAAAGCCTGGGGGCCTCTCGAGAAGACGCGGGGTGCCCGAGCTCTGCGACCATGAAGGTCAAGGTCATCCCTGTGCTCGAGGATAACTACATGTACCTGGTCATCGAGGAGCGCACGCGGGAGGCTGTGGCCGTGGACGTGGCCGTGCCCAAGAGG CTGCTGGAGATCGTGGGCCGGGAGGGGGTATCACTGACAACCGTGCTGACCACCCACCACCACTG GGACCACGCGCGGGGCAACGTGGAGCTGGCGCGGCTGCGGCCGGGGCTGGCGGTGCTGGGCGCGGACGAGCGCATCTGCGCGCTGACCCGCAGGCTGGTGCACGGCGAGGAGCTGCGG TTTGGGGCCATCCACGTGCGCTGTCTCCTGACGCCGGGCCACACCTCCGGCCACATGAGCTACTTCCTGTGGGAAGAGGAGTGTCCGGATCCGCCCGCGGTGTTCTCGG GGGATGCGCTGTCGGTGGCTGGCTGTGGCTTGCGCCTGGAGAGCACAGCTCAGCAGATGTACGAGAGCCTGACAGAGACCTTGGGCAGCCTGCCTCCGGAGACG GTGTTCTGTGGTCATGAGCACACGCTGGGCAACCTTGAGTTTGCACAGAAAGTGGAGCCCGGCAATGACCATGTGAGAGCCAAGCTGTCATGGGCTAAG AAGAGGGACGAGGACGACATGCCCACAGTACCATCCACCCTGAGTGAGGAGCTTCTCTACAACCCTTTCCTAAGGGTGGC AGAAGAGCCTGTGCGCAAGTTCACGGGGAAGGCAGCCCCAGCTGAGGTCCTGGAGGCACTTTGCAAGGAGCGGGCGAGCTTCCAGCGGGCGGCTGAGCCGGTGCAGCCGCAGGCTCGGGCTCTCCTGGCACTGCAGTGGGGGCTCCTGGGCACACCTCGACAGAAATGA
- the HAGHL gene encoding hydroxyacylglutathione hydrolase-like protein isoform X2: protein MGVHRVGAFCVPTVSGWALGWAGERTPCFGLEREAPALRKGFESLGASREDAGCPSSATMKVKVIPVLEDNYMYLVIEERTREAVAVDVAVPKRLLEIVGREGVSLTTVLTTHHHWDHARGNVELARLRPGLAVLGADERICALTRRLVHGEELRFGAIHVRCLLTPGHTSGHMSYFLWEEECPDPPAVFSGDALSVAGCGLRLESTAQQMYESLTETLGSLPPETVFCGHEHTLGNLEFAQKVEPGNDHVRAKLSWAKKRDEDDMPTVPSTLKKSLCASSRGRQPQLRSWRHFARSGRASSGRLSRCSRRLGLSWHCSGGSWAHLDRNEPQVDLLSGQAAHLSFKPRPTEPTGGLPLEPSMALPSWLSSLGGGVPWPWTCEAPVWGACEP from the exons ATGGGGGTTCACAGAGTAGGCGCCTTCTGCGTGCCTACTGTTTCTGGTTGGGCGCTGGGATGGGCAGGTGAACGAACG CCCTGCTTTGGCCTGGAGAGGGAAGCCCCCGCCCTGAGGAAGGGGTTCGAAAGCCTGGGGGCCTCTCGAGAAGACGCGGGGTGCCCGAGCTCTGCGACCATGAAGGTCAAGGTCATCCCTGTGCTCGAGGATAACTACATGTACCTGGTCATCGAGGAGCGCACGCGGGAGGCTGTGGCCGTGGACGTGGCCGTGCCCAAGAGG CTGCTGGAGATCGTGGGCCGGGAGGGGGTATCACTGACAACCGTGCTGACCACCCACCACCACTG GGACCACGCGCGGGGCAACGTGGAGCTGGCGCGGCTGCGGCCGGGGCTGGCGGTGCTGGGCGCGGACGAGCGCATCTGCGCGCTGACCCGCAGGCTGGTGCACGGCGAGGAGCTGCGG TTTGGGGCCATCCACGTGCGCTGTCTCCTGACGCCGGGCCACACCTCCGGCCACATGAGCTACTTCCTGTGGGAAGAGGAGTGTCCGGATCCGCCCGCGGTGTTCTCGG GGGATGCGCTGTCGGTGGCTGGCTGTGGCTTGCGCCTGGAGAGCACAGCTCAGCAGATGTACGAGAGCCTGACAGAGACCTTGGGCAGCCTGCCTCCGGAGACG GTGTTCTGTGGTCATGAGCACACGCTGGGCAACCTTGAGTTTGCACAGAAAGTGGAGCCCGGCAATGACCATGTGAGAGCCAAGCTGTCATGGGCTAAG AAGAGGGACGAGGACGACATGCCCACAGTACCATCCACCCTGA AGAAGAGCCTGTGCGCAAGTTCACGGGGAAGGCAGCCCCAGCTGAGGTCCTGGAGGCACTTTGCAAGGAGCGGGCGAGCTTCCAGCGGGCGGCTGAGCCGGTGCAGCCGCAGGCTCGGGCTCTCCTGGCACTGCAGTGGGGGCTCCTGGGCACACCTCGACAGAAATGAGCCCCAAGTAGACCTGCTGTCGGGGCAGGCAGCACATCTCTCCTTCAAACCTCGGCCGACTGAGCCCACAGGAGGATTGCCTCTGGAACCTTCCATGGCCCTGCCCAGCTGGCTGTCCAGCCTTGGTGGGGGGGTGCCCTGGCCCTGGACATGTGAGGCCCCTGTCTGGGGTGCATGTGAGCCCTGA
- the HAGHL gene encoding hydroxyacylglutathione hydrolase-like protein isoform X1, producing the protein MGVHRVGAFCVPTVSGWALGWAGERTPCFGLEREAPALRKGFESLGASREDAGCPSSATMKVKVIPVLEDNYMYLVIEERTREAVAVDVAVPKRLLEIVGREGVSLTTVLTTHHHWDHARGNVELARLRPGLAVLGADERICALTRRLVHGEELRFGAIHVRCLLTPGHTSGHMSYFLWEEECPDPPAVFSGDALSVAGCGLRLESTAQQMYESLTETLGSLPPETKVFCGHEHTLGNLEFAQKVEPGNDHVRAKLSWAKKRDEDDMPTVPSTLKKSLCASSRGRQPQLRSWRHFARSGRASSGRLSRCSRRLGLSWHCSGGSWAHLDRNEPQVDLLSGQAAHLSFKPRPTEPTGGLPLEPSMALPSWLSSLGGGVPWPWTCEAPVWGACEP; encoded by the exons ATGGGGGTTCACAGAGTAGGCGCCTTCTGCGTGCCTACTGTTTCTGGTTGGGCGCTGGGATGGGCAGGTGAACGAACG CCCTGCTTTGGCCTGGAGAGGGAAGCCCCCGCCCTGAGGAAGGGGTTCGAAAGCCTGGGGGCCTCTCGAGAAGACGCGGGGTGCCCGAGCTCTGCGACCATGAAGGTCAAGGTCATCCCTGTGCTCGAGGATAACTACATGTACCTGGTCATCGAGGAGCGCACGCGGGAGGCTGTGGCCGTGGACGTGGCCGTGCCCAAGAGG CTGCTGGAGATCGTGGGCCGGGAGGGGGTATCACTGACAACCGTGCTGACCACCCACCACCACTG GGACCACGCGCGGGGCAACGTGGAGCTGGCGCGGCTGCGGCCGGGGCTGGCGGTGCTGGGCGCGGACGAGCGCATCTGCGCGCTGACCCGCAGGCTGGTGCACGGCGAGGAGCTGCGG TTTGGGGCCATCCACGTGCGCTGTCTCCTGACGCCGGGCCACACCTCCGGCCACATGAGCTACTTCCTGTGGGAAGAGGAGTGTCCGGATCCGCCCGCGGTGTTCTCGG GGGATGCGCTGTCGGTGGCTGGCTGTGGCTTGCGCCTGGAGAGCACAGCTCAGCAGATGTACGAGAGCCTGACAGAGACCTTGGGCAGCCTGCCTCCGGAGACG AAGGTGTTCTGTGGTCATGAGCACACGCTGGGCAACCTTGAGTTTGCACAGAAAGTGGAGCCCGGCAATGACCATGTGAGAGCCAAGCTGTCATGGGCTAAG AAGAGGGACGAGGACGACATGCCCACAGTACCATCCACCCTGA AGAAGAGCCTGTGCGCAAGTTCACGGGGAAGGCAGCCCCAGCTGAGGTCCTGGAGGCACTTTGCAAGGAGCGGGCGAGCTTCCAGCGGGCGGCTGAGCCGGTGCAGCCGCAGGCTCGGGCTCTCCTGGCACTGCAGTGGGGGCTCCTGGGCACACCTCGACAGAAATGAGCCCCAAGTAGACCTGCTGTCGGGGCAGGCAGCACATCTCTCCTTCAAACCTCGGCCGACTGAGCCCACAGGAGGATTGCCTCTGGAACCTTCCATGGCCCTGCCCAGCTGGCTGTCCAGCCTTGGTGGGGGGGTGCCCTGGCCCTGGACATGTGAGGCCCCTGTCTGGGGTGCATGTGAGCCCTGA
- the HAGHL gene encoding hydroxyacylglutathione hydrolase-like protein isoform X3 yields MGVHRVGAFCVPTVSGWALGWAGERTPCFGLEREAPALRKGFESLGASREDAGCPSSATMKVKVIPVLEDNYMYLVIEERTREAVAVDVAVPKRLLEIVGREGVSLTTVLTTHHHWDHARGNVELARLRPGLAVLGADERICALTRRLVHGEELRFGAIHVRCLLTPGHTSGHMSYFLWEEECPDPPAVFSGDALSVAGCGLRLESTAQQMYESLTETLGSLPPETKRDEDDMPTVPSTLKKSLCASSRGRQPQLRSWRHFARSGRASSGRLSRCSRRLGLSWHCSGGSWAHLDRNEPQVDLLSGQAAHLSFKPRPTEPTGGLPLEPSMALPSWLSSLGGGVPWPWTCEAPVWGACEP; encoded by the exons ATGGGGGTTCACAGAGTAGGCGCCTTCTGCGTGCCTACTGTTTCTGGTTGGGCGCTGGGATGGGCAGGTGAACGAACG CCCTGCTTTGGCCTGGAGAGGGAAGCCCCCGCCCTGAGGAAGGGGTTCGAAAGCCTGGGGGCCTCTCGAGAAGACGCGGGGTGCCCGAGCTCTGCGACCATGAAGGTCAAGGTCATCCCTGTGCTCGAGGATAACTACATGTACCTGGTCATCGAGGAGCGCACGCGGGAGGCTGTGGCCGTGGACGTGGCCGTGCCCAAGAGG CTGCTGGAGATCGTGGGCCGGGAGGGGGTATCACTGACAACCGTGCTGACCACCCACCACCACTG GGACCACGCGCGGGGCAACGTGGAGCTGGCGCGGCTGCGGCCGGGGCTGGCGGTGCTGGGCGCGGACGAGCGCATCTGCGCGCTGACCCGCAGGCTGGTGCACGGCGAGGAGCTGCGG TTTGGGGCCATCCACGTGCGCTGTCTCCTGACGCCGGGCCACACCTCCGGCCACATGAGCTACTTCCTGTGGGAAGAGGAGTGTCCGGATCCGCCCGCGGTGTTCTCGG GGGATGCGCTGTCGGTGGCTGGCTGTGGCTTGCGCCTGGAGAGCACAGCTCAGCAGATGTACGAGAGCCTGACAGAGACCTTGGGCAGCCTGCCTCCGGAGACG AAGAGGGACGAGGACGACATGCCCACAGTACCATCCACCCTGA AGAAGAGCCTGTGCGCAAGTTCACGGGGAAGGCAGCCCCAGCTGAGGTCCTGGAGGCACTTTGCAAGGAGCGGGCGAGCTTCCAGCGGGCGGCTGAGCCGGTGCAGCCGCAGGCTCGGGCTCTCCTGGCACTGCAGTGGGGGCTCCTGGGCACACCTCGACAGAAATGAGCCCCAAGTAGACCTGCTGTCGGGGCAGGCAGCACATCTCTCCTTCAAACCTCGGCCGACTGAGCCCACAGGAGGATTGCCTCTGGAACCTTCCATGGCCCTGCCCAGCTGGCTGTCCAGCCTTGGTGGGGGGGTGCCCTGGCCCTGGACATGTGAGGCCCCTGTCTGGGGTGCATGTGAGCCCTGA
- the HAGHL gene encoding hydroxyacylglutathione hydrolase-like protein isoform X10 produces the protein MGVHRVGAFCVPTVSGWALGWAGERTPCFGLEREAPALRKGFESLGASREDAGCPSSATMKVKVIPVLEDNYMYLVIEERTREAVAVDVAVPKRGPRAGQRGAGAAAAGAGGAGRGRAHLRADPQAGARRGAAVWGHPRALSPDAGPHLRPHELLPVGRGVSGSARGVLGGCAVGGWLWLAPGEHSSADVREPDRDLGQPASGDEEGRGRHAHSTIHPEEEPVRKFTGKAAPAEVLEALCKERASFQRAAEPVQPQARALLALQWGLLGTPRQK, from the exons ATGGGGGTTCACAGAGTAGGCGCCTTCTGCGTGCCTACTGTTTCTGGTTGGGCGCTGGGATGGGCAGGTGAACGAACG CCCTGCTTTGGCCTGGAGAGGGAAGCCCCCGCCCTGAGGAAGGGGTTCGAAAGCCTGGGGGCCTCTCGAGAAGACGCGGGGTGCCCGAGCTCTGCGACCATGAAGGTCAAGGTCATCCCTGTGCTCGAGGATAACTACATGTACCTGGTCATCGAGGAGCGCACGCGGGAGGCTGTGGCCGTGGACGTGGCCGTGCCCAAGAGG GGACCACGCGCGGGGCAACGTGGAGCTGGCGCGGCTGCGGCCGGGGCTGGCGGTGCTGGGCGCGGACGAGCGCATCTGCGCGCTGACCCGCAGGCTGGTGCACGGCGAGGAGCTGCGG TTTGGGGCCATCCACGTGCGCTGTCTCCTGACGCCGGGCCACACCTCCGGCCACATGAGCTACTTCCTGTGGGAAGAGGAGTGTCCGGATCCGCCCGCGGTGTTCTCGG GGGATGCGCTGTCGGTGGCTGGCTGTGGCTTGCGCCTGGAGAGCACAGCTCAGCAGATGTACGAGAGCCTGACAGAGACCTTGGGCAGCCTGCCTCCGGAGACG AAGAGGGACGAGGACGACATGCCCACAGTACCATCCACCCTGA AGAAGAGCCTGTGCGCAAGTTCACGGGGAAGGCAGCCCCAGCTGAGGTCCTGGAGGCACTTTGCAAGGAGCGGGCGAGCTTCCAGCGGGCGGCTGAGCCGGTGCAGCCGCAGGCTCGGGCTCTCCTGGCACTGCAGTGGGGGCTCCTGGGCACACCTCGACAGAAATGA
- the HAGHL gene encoding hydroxyacylglutathione hydrolase-like protein isoform X7, with the protein MGVHRVGAFCVPTVSGWALGWAGERTPCFGLEREAPALRKGFESLGASREDAGCPSSATMKVKVIPVLEDNYMYLVIEERTREAVAVDVAVPKRLLEIVGREGVSLTTVLTTHHHWDHARGNVELARLRPGLAVLGADERICALTRRLVHGEELRFGAIHVRCLLTPGHTSGHMSYFLWEEECPDPPAVFSGDALSVAGCGLRLESTAQQMYESLTETLGSLPPETKRDEDDMPTVPSTLSEELLYNPFLRVAEEPVRKFTGKAAPAEVLEALCKERASFQRAAEPVQPQARALLALQWGLLGTPRQK; encoded by the exons ATGGGGGTTCACAGAGTAGGCGCCTTCTGCGTGCCTACTGTTTCTGGTTGGGCGCTGGGATGGGCAGGTGAACGAACG CCCTGCTTTGGCCTGGAGAGGGAAGCCCCCGCCCTGAGGAAGGGGTTCGAAAGCCTGGGGGCCTCTCGAGAAGACGCGGGGTGCCCGAGCTCTGCGACCATGAAGGTCAAGGTCATCCCTGTGCTCGAGGATAACTACATGTACCTGGTCATCGAGGAGCGCACGCGGGAGGCTGTGGCCGTGGACGTGGCCGTGCCCAAGAGG CTGCTGGAGATCGTGGGCCGGGAGGGGGTATCACTGACAACCGTGCTGACCACCCACCACCACTG GGACCACGCGCGGGGCAACGTGGAGCTGGCGCGGCTGCGGCCGGGGCTGGCGGTGCTGGGCGCGGACGAGCGCATCTGCGCGCTGACCCGCAGGCTGGTGCACGGCGAGGAGCTGCGG TTTGGGGCCATCCACGTGCGCTGTCTCCTGACGCCGGGCCACACCTCCGGCCACATGAGCTACTTCCTGTGGGAAGAGGAGTGTCCGGATCCGCCCGCGGTGTTCTCGG GGGATGCGCTGTCGGTGGCTGGCTGTGGCTTGCGCCTGGAGAGCACAGCTCAGCAGATGTACGAGAGCCTGACAGAGACCTTGGGCAGCCTGCCTCCGGAGACG AAGAGGGACGAGGACGACATGCCCACAGTACCATCCACCCTGAGTGAGGAGCTTCTCTACAACCCTTTCCTAAGGGTGGC AGAAGAGCCTGTGCGCAAGTTCACGGGGAAGGCAGCCCCAGCTGAGGTCCTGGAGGCACTTTGCAAGGAGCGGGCGAGCTTCCAGCGGGCGGCTGAGCCGGTGCAGCCGCAGGCTCGGGCTCTCCTGGCACTGCAGTGGGGGCTCCTGGGCACACCTCGACAGAAATGA
- the HAGHL gene encoding hydroxyacylglutathione hydrolase-like protein isoform X6, with the protein MKVKVIPVLEDNYMYLVIEERTREAVAVDVAVPKRLLEIVGREGVSLTTVLTTHHHWDHARGNVELARLRPGLAVLGADERICALTRRLVHGEELRFGAIHVRCLLTPGHTSGHMSYFLWEEECPDPPAVFSGDALSVAGCGLRLESTAQQMYESLTETLGSLPPETKVFCGHEHTLGNLEFAQKVEPGNDHVRAKLSWAKKRDEDDMPTVPSTLKKSLCASSRGRQPQLRSWRHFARSGRASSGRLSRCSRRLGLSWHCSGGSWAHLDRNEPQVDLLSGQAAHLSFKPRPTEPTGGLPLEPSMALPSWLSSLGGGVPWPWTCEAPVWGACEP; encoded by the exons ATGAAGGTCAAGGTCATCCCTGTGCTCGAGGATAACTACATGTACCTGGTCATCGAGGAGCGCACGCGGGAGGCTGTGGCCGTGGACGTGGCCGTGCCCAAGAGG CTGCTGGAGATCGTGGGCCGGGAGGGGGTATCACTGACAACCGTGCTGACCACCCACCACCACTG GGACCACGCGCGGGGCAACGTGGAGCTGGCGCGGCTGCGGCCGGGGCTGGCGGTGCTGGGCGCGGACGAGCGCATCTGCGCGCTGACCCGCAGGCTGGTGCACGGCGAGGAGCTGCGG TTTGGGGCCATCCACGTGCGCTGTCTCCTGACGCCGGGCCACACCTCCGGCCACATGAGCTACTTCCTGTGGGAAGAGGAGTGTCCGGATCCGCCCGCGGTGTTCTCGG GGGATGCGCTGTCGGTGGCTGGCTGTGGCTTGCGCCTGGAGAGCACAGCTCAGCAGATGTACGAGAGCCTGACAGAGACCTTGGGCAGCCTGCCTCCGGAGACG AAGGTGTTCTGTGGTCATGAGCACACGCTGGGCAACCTTGAGTTTGCACAGAAAGTGGAGCCCGGCAATGACCATGTGAGAGCCAAGCTGTCATGGGCTAAG AAGAGGGACGAGGACGACATGCCCACAGTACCATCCACCCTGA AGAAGAGCCTGTGCGCAAGTTCACGGGGAAGGCAGCCCCAGCTGAGGTCCTGGAGGCACTTTGCAAGGAGCGGGCGAGCTTCCAGCGGGCGGCTGAGCCGGTGCAGCCGCAGGCTCGGGCTCTCCTGGCACTGCAGTGGGGGCTCCTGGGCACACCTCGACAGAAATGAGCCCCAAGTAGACCTGCTGTCGGGGCAGGCAGCACATCTCTCCTTCAAACCTCGGCCGACTGAGCCCACAGGAGGATTGCCTCTGGAACCTTCCATGGCCCTGCCCAGCTGGCTGTCCAGCCTTGGTGGGGGGGTGCCCTGGCCCTGGACATGTGAGGCCCCTGTCTGGGGTGCATGTGAGCCCTGA